ATTTAATAAAGGCTCTGAAGATAAAACGTATGATGTAAAGGTTCAATTCCAGACATTGGATGGCCGATTTACAAATGACTCTAGAGCGGATCAAGATGCTGTAGCTAATGGCGTTACGCTAGATGTGAAATCATCTGTAAAAGTAAAACGATATAGCAGTGCGAATATGGATGCCACAATCAATGTGCCTAAAACTGCTAAACTTGGAACGTATGAAGGATATGTTGTTTACACAAATCAAAAGAATCCTGATGAAACGTATAAAATTCCATTTGCAATTCATACAGTTGAAGAAGGAATTGATTATGTAAAAGGTGAACCATCTGCTTTCACAATACCTTACGAAGCAGCTAGCACTGCAACAAGATGGTCAGTGGGCTTGGACTTCAAACTGAAATCTCATATGCGTACATTTGACTTCTTCCTTGTTGATCCAAAAACAAACGAAGAAATTGGATATCTTGGTACAGCGGACGGAATGGGAGCGGATGAGAATATTGAATATTATTTCAAAGGTATATTGAACCAAGGACAATATTATCCATTAACAGGAAACCCTGATAACCCAATTACATTTGATTATAAGGAAGTTGACCCTGGATTATGGAAAATACGAATGGTTGGTACTAATGATAAAGGTGTAACCTTTACGAATGACGCTCCAATTTTTTATGGAGAGAAAGAGCCAAAGGTTACAATGAACTATGAAGCAGGTCAAATCGTTGAAACAGCGAATGCAACTGACAAAACTGTTGCCGTAACAGGTAATGCGTTTGATAAAGATATAGCTGAAATGAAGGCAGCAGGTATTGATGCTTCACAAGGTGATAATAAAATGTATTATTATAATCCAAACAATTCTAGTGAAATTAACTTGCCTGTAGACCAAAATGGAAACTTTAATTCAACAATTCCTTTAGCTACAGCTGGTCCAATTACATTGCCTATTACTGAGTATGATTTCTATGACCGAAATAAATCAACAGTTGAAAATTACGGAAGTGTGAGAGACGTTTACTTTGTGAAAAAAGGAACTGCATATTCTACAGCAATTTCTGATAAACAACGAATCAACATGGGAGATTCAACAACAGTAACGTTCTCAACAAAAAATATGGCAACGAAAGTGAAAAAAGCTGAATACTCATTCTTGTATCCTAAGCAGTACTTAGATATTGTGAGTGTTAAGCCACATGGAACATATAATGGAAATCTAGACGTTCAATATACAACTACTTCATTTAACAGCTCTTACGATAAAATGACAATTACAGCAACAGCACTTGGAGATCTTGCGACTACAGGCATTACTGGAGATACTTCTTTAGTAGACTTAACGTTTAAAGCAAAAGATAAATACTACAAAGGTCCAATGCAGTTTGAAGATCCGAATGGTTCAACTAGATTCTTTAAAGCAGTCTATACAAATGTGGATAATAGTACCTTAACAACACAAGGTATTCAACCTTACTTCTATATTACTCCTACTTATTCTCTAATGAGAGGGACTGCTTACCCTGAAGGATTAATTAACGGAATCGACACTACAGGCCAACCTACTATGAAAAAACTTGACTATAATATAACTGGTACAAAAATTAGTGTGAAAGATTCGGATGGAAAAGAATACGGAGTGACTGATCCATTTGGATATAGTTCAATTTCCGTAACTGCTTTTACTACTAGATTACCGGTTACAGACAAAACATTTACACTATCAATCGATGTACCAGGTCATTTCACATTTAAGAAAGATTTCACAATTGGTTTGAAGGAAGACGGTAAAGTTACCGCTGGATCTAAACCAGTTGATTATCCTTATATCCCTGGTGGAGATGTCAATAAAGATAATGTCATTGATGTGAATGATGCGTTATACATCCAAACAAATTGGGGTACAAATAATCGTGATGCTGATATTAACTATGATGGTGTAGTAAATGAGCAAGATATGCAATATGTAATTAATAACTACTTAATGCAAAATCCTTGGGATGACAATGCTGGCAAGCCTGTTAAGAAGTTTAAAGGTAAAACTTTAGATGATGTTTTAACGGATCTTGGATTAGAGTAATTGAATAATAGTTTTATAGTAAAATCGGTGATGATGCAATGTCGTTGCCGATTTTTTTAGATGATCGAGTATTAAGTCAATTAAGTATCTAGCCTATGATTATATGTTTTTAAGAAGGATCTTATATTTAATAAATAAGCACACAATCGTAAATTGGTTCATATTACTACGATAAGGTTTCTTTTAGTAGGCTGGTGGTTGAAATGGGAGGCGAGTCTAAAGCAATAGTAGGATCTGTAATCGTATCAATTGGAACAATAACAGCTGCAATTGGTTCTACACCATCCAGCTACATAAAAAGTAGTGTTCGTGATGACTTAACTCTAATAGGAAATGTTTTGCAGGCTACAGGAAATGGTATTGATGCTGAAGCAGAAGGGACTGTACTTAGGGCAGTTGGAAAAGAAATAACAGCAAGTGGAAATATTACTGTTACTTCAGGACTTGTATTTGACATTCGAAAAGAAGCAACCTACAAATTATTCATTGCAGGTAACTTGTTACAAGCTTTAGGATTAGGTGTTAATGTTGGAGAAGCAATTGAGCTTGATCCATTTCCCGGTCAATCTGAAAATATTGTAGGAAGCATAACACAAATCATAGGAAACACCTTACAAGCATTTGGATGGTCAGAGGCACTATTTGAAATTAAAGTGGAAGAAAATAAACAAAAAAATAAAGGCTATTATGAGGACTATATTAAAAAAAGTAATGGACCATCCGAATCAGAATCGTTGGTAGCTACGGGGAGCTGGATCCAAGCAATTGGTTCTGTCATTTCTGTAATTGGAGCAATAAAAGAAGTAACCGAATCTAATTAAGTGGAAAAAGATTTACACTTTTTTATTGATCGAAGCTTCCAATTATCTAATGCTTAATCATTGAAAATTAATAATAATGTGTAGGTTAAATTTAACAGAAGCGGGAATAAATAGTTCACGCTTTTTTGTATTGTTAGATTTTTTTCTAATTATGTTAAAATGCATTAAAAGAAGCAAACAAAGGATAATTTTAGAAGAGTTTTTATATAAATTACATAAATTAAATAAAAAAACTTTTTGACCCCGTATCTTTTTATACTTTTTGAACGTTTATAGGGTAGAGAGTGTTGAAAAAGGAGTGAACAGAAATGTTTAGTAAGTATAATCTGCACAGTATAGAAAAGGAAAATCAGGATGAAAAGTCTGATGAATTCTATTGGAAGGAGTACTATCCTAAATTGCAACGCTATTGTCGTTTTCTAGCCCAAAATGAATGGGACGGTGACGATATCGCTCAGGAAGCCTTTTTTAAAGCAGTAAAATATTATAATAATGAAAAAATGAATTCTGCTTTATTAAATAAGATTGCTTACAATCATTGGATTGATACTTTACGAAAAAGAAAAGAAGAAACAGCAATTCCTGATTTTGAACTTTCTCGATTTGCAGCTAATCATTCAGTTGATCATAAAATCAATAGTGTGGAACTCTTACTGAAGCATTTTACTCCAAAACAAGCAGTCATCTTTTTTCTAAAAGAAGCATTTCAATATAAATCTAAGGAAATTGCCGACATCTTGGGTACAACAGAAATCGCCATAAAATCTAGTCTGCATCGTGCTAAAAAACGTCTTGAAAAAACGAACAAAGAAGAGGACTCCCTTTCTGTTGAATATTTTTGGAGTGAGGAAGAACCCGAGAAGCTTGAAGAACTTTTTCATATAGCTTTGGAAGTCCAAGACCCTACAGTCCTAATCCATGCAATTCCTTCCTTAAAAAATATTGTGGAAAGCCCAAAAATGTTTTTCTGTAATTTCCAGTCATCTCGAACTCAATCTCCTTCAAGCACTCTCTATATGGCTGCATAGCCAATTAACGCTTTCAAGGAGGATTCTTAAATGACGACAGTTCCTTATGTAATTGAACAATCTAATCGTGGTGAACGTTCATATGATATTTATTCCCGTTTGTTAAAAGATCGGATCATTATTATCGGTGACGAAATTAATGATCATGTAGCAAATAGTGTAGTTGCACAATTGTTATTTTTAGCTGCAGATGCACCTGATAAAGAAATTTCACTTTATATAAATAGCCCTGGTGGGTCGACTTCAGCAGGATTTGCGATATACGATACGATGCAATATATAAAGCCTGATGTTAGAACAATTTGTACTGGAATGGCAGCATCCTTTGGTGCAATGCTTTTGCTGGCGGGAACAAAAGGGAAACGTTTTGCCCTTCCGAACAGTGAAATCATGATCCATCAACCATTAGGTGGGGCAAGAGGCCAGGCAACAGAAATCGAAATATCTGCTCGCCGAATCTTAAAATTACGTGAGCATATTAATCAAATAATTTCTGACCGAACAGGTCAGTCAGTTGAAAAGGTTGCAAAGGATACTGATCGAGATTATTTTATGAGTGCAGAAGAAGCAAAAGAATATGGAATCATTGATGAGATTCTCTATTCTAATAATTAACTTTATAATCTAATGAAAAAGGTTAGCGGTGCTAGCCTTTTTTTTTGATTGCTTAACCAAGTTTAGAATAGAAGACTATGCTCTCATTGGAATCTTATGTATTCTTAAAATAAATGGTTTTATTTAGGAAAGAGGATTCGATAATGAATGATTTAAATAAGCTAAATCCAATTGAAGCAGCACACCACTTTGTAAATAAATATTTTCCAAATTGTCAGGGAGCATTATTAGCAGGTAGCGTAGTCCGCAACGAGGCAACAGAAACATCAGATCTTGATATCGTTATTTTTGATAAAAGCATTAGTTCTTCATATAGAGAGTCATTAAAAGAACTTGATTGGGATATAGAGGTTTTTGTACACAACTTAACATCTTATAAACAATTTTTTGAAAGTGATTATGAGAGAGCTAGACCATCACTGCCAAGGATGGTTTCAGAAGGAATCATCTTAAAGGATGATGGAGTAATTGAAGTGATAAAAAAAGAAGCAAATGATTTATTAGATAAAGGTCCAGAAAAATGGTCAGAGGAAACAATCAAAATAAAGCGATATTTTATTACAGATGCACTAAATGATTTTATAGGTTCCTCTAATAGAGCGGAAGAATTATTTATAGCTAATACACTAGCTGGACTAGTAAGCGAATTCGTTTTAAGAACAAATCGTAAATGGATTGGTTCTTCGAAATGGATTGTACGTTCAATGGAACAATATAACGAAGACTTTGCAAACCGTTTTGTAGAAGCTTTTGATGCGTTTTATAAGACTGGTGAAAAGAAACGCATAATCGAATTAGTTGATGAAGTTTTGCGACCATTTGGAGGACAATTGTTTGAAGGTTTTTCTTTAGGAAAAAAAATGTAGATTCTTAATTAAAGCATCAGATTCTTAAGGAAAAGGAGTCATATTTGTGGCTCTTTTTTATTTTGGAAAGATTTAAAGCGAAAGAAAGTGCTCTTAAGTATTGAAATTTTCTAATAATATAACAAACGTTCAGCGAAATTCATAATTTTTAGGTATTTCTGATGCGATTAGATAGGATATTTTTCCTATTTATTCGTCAAGGTTATAGAATTTCAGATAAAAAATATCTTATTTCGTTTGAATTTACCCAATTTTCAGGTTATTTTTTTAAACAAAAAAATAAAAATTCCGACAAAAAGATGTATTTTTTTCCATGATATAACATATTTTTTTATATATTTGACAGTGTTTCTTACGGATTTTATAAAAAGTTTGTTAATAAATAATGTAGAATTTCCCCCAATACACGTTAACTTGCGTGGGATGTAAAATTTGAATGTATTTAATTAATAGCCTTAAGTACCAGAATAGTAAAACTTTATTCGATATTTAACTATTAATCTATTAAAAAATAAGTATATATAGGAGAGTTGTTATGAAGAACGGAAAAATGAAAGCGTTTAAAGTTATGTCTACAGCTGCATTAACATCATTACTTTTTACATCCTTAACGGCATTTGCTGATAATGATAACATTACATCTCAATCTGACTCAACTGATGATATTGTTGAACAAGCGTCACTTTTTGCCAAGGACAATTTTGATAATTCGCAAGAAGATTCAATGTATAAAGACAACCAAAAAGAATCTATGCAATCATTTAAACCAGATGAGGAAGTTCATTTAATCGTTGAAGTGGAACAGCCAACAGATAGTGAACAAGCAACTCCTGAGAGTAAAAATGCAATGTTTAAAGAAAAGCAAGACAATGTAATTGAGCAAATTTCAAAAGAAAAAAAATCAAAAGTTGATTTTAAAGTTAAACATCGATATTTTGAAGGTTTTAATGGATTTAGTGTTGAAACTCAGTATAAAAATTTAGATGAAATTAAATCGATCCCTGGAGTTAAACATGTTTCTGTTGCTAGAACATTCCAAGAAAATATGGCAGCAAGTAAAGAATTAGTACAAGCTCAAAAAGTATGGGAGCAATATGGCTATAAAGGGGAAGGCTTATTAGTAGGTGTTGTAGATTCTGGTATTGATTGGACTCATAAAGATATGACACTATCAGATGCAGCTAAAGCAAAAGAAAAATGGACTAAGGATAAATTTCAAAAGTTTGCAGATACAACAGCTGTAAATGAAACTTGGTATTCAGATAAAGTACCATCTGGTTATGACTGGGCAGACAACGATACTGATGTCATTCCTGGACCAAAAGGTAGCTTACATGGAACACACGTAGCTGGAACGATCGGAGCAAATGGTGATGATGCTAAGGGTGGAGTCGCTGGTATTGCACCAGGCGTACAGCTGTTAGCAGAAAAAGTATTCTCTGATAATGGTGGCGGTGCTTATGAGGATGATATTATCGCTGGGATTGAGCATGCGGTTACAATGGGCGCAGATGTAATCAACATGAGCTTAGGTACTGATGCAGGCTATGTAGACGAAAACTATGATCCGATTCAAAAAGCAATCAGAAATGCAACAGATAAAGGTACCCTAGTTGTAGTAGCAGCAGGAAATTCTGCATACAGTTCGGAAGCTTTGCTAACACCTGCAACAATAAAACCATTTGCTGAAAATCCTGATATTGGAACGGTTGGCTCACCTGGTGTAAGTCCGTTTGCTATATCAGTTGCTTCTTATGAAAATTCTAAAATTCATATGAACGCAATTTCAGATGGAAGCTTAGCTGTACCATTCAAAGACCATTCTCAATATGGACAAGCTTTCAATGTATCTAATAATCTATTACCTAATACAAACTATGATTTGGTATACGTGAATGAAGGTAAAAAGGCTACTGATTTTCCAAAAGGTAAAACGAATTATATTGCGGTTGTAAAACTTTTAAATTCATATAGTTCTGTTTCGAGTATTCAATTTACTGCAAAAACTGCAGGAGCGAAGGCTATTATTATGATACCACCTTCAAACTGGCCTGATTATGTAACCCTACCAGTTTCTGGATCTGCAACACCGACTGCTTCAACAAGTAAATCAATCGGTCAAGCATTATTAGATAAAATGAGTACTATGCCTACTGGTCAATATTTAAGTATGAAAAATATCGGCGATTATTGGGTAGATAATCCTGATAAAGATACGATGTCATATTTTTCATCAATGGGCACAACTCCAACATTAGATTTTAAACCTGAAATTTCGGCTCCGGGCGGAAACATTTATTCAACAATTCCTGGAAACAAATATCAAGTATTGAGTGGAACATCAATGGCTACACCACATGTTGCAGGTGGCTCAGCATTAGTATTACAGTCACTTTATGAAAAAGGATTAAATCACTCAGAAGATACAGTTTTAAAAGCAAAAATTGCATTAATGAATACATCTAAAGTTATTATGGATCCAAGAACAAACAGTGAAGTTCCATATTCACCACGTATTCAAGGGTCTGGTTTAATGCAAATTCAAAATGCGATTAATACGCCAGTTATTGTGACAAATCGAAACGCACCTTTAGAACAAGCTGGTTCGGTAGCATTAAAGGAAATTGGACAAAATACAAGCTTTAAATTAAATGTAGCAGCTTTTGATGCACCTAAAGGGAAAAATAATAGTGCTGATATTGAATACAATGTATATGTTGATTTATTAAAAGATAAGACAGAAACAAAGCAATTTGATTTTGATCATGATGGACAATTAGATTCAAAAGATTATTTAACTTTATCAAGTGAACAAATTAAGGGTGCAACAGTCACTGTAAATGATAATATCGTATCAGAAAAATCAGGATCTACATTGAAAATTAAACCAGGTCAAACAAAAATGTTAACGGTTAATGTATCATTACCAGATTCATTAAAGAAAAATAGTTTTGTAGAAGGATATGTTCGTCTTGTACCAGTGGCAAAAGACCAAGATAAAGCAGTACCGCTTACTGTTCCTTATATGGGCTTTTATGGAAAATGGGATGAGCCACGTAATATCGATGCTCCAGCGTGGGAAAAAGATTCTTTTGCAGGCCGTACAGCACTTTGGAATGATTCTACAGAGGGGGAAGCGCCATTAGGATACAATGGAGTAGGCTTTGATTTAAACCATATTGCTTTCTCTTCAAACTATTTTGATAAGGGAATTGCTGGTGGAATGGGCGTTTTACGTAATTTAGAAAAAGCTGAGATCTCTATTGAAGATTCTGCTGGAAAACAGCTTAGATATTTAGGTGACTTCAGTGAATATACTGGCACTGGAGAACCTTGGAAGTTTAGAAAGAACATAATGTTTAACAGAGATTATGGCTATAATTTATACCAATGGGATATGAAAGACGAATCAGGAAATTTTGTTCCTGATGGTACGTATTATTACGTAATTAAAACAACTTTAGCATATGCAAACGCTAGACCTCAAACTGTTAAAATGCCAATGATCGTAGATACGGTTTTACCAACAGTTTCCGACATTAAGGTAACTCCAAAAGACGGAAAATATGTCATTACATTTAATGCGCAAGATAATGCAACGGACTTTCACTCAGCTACTGTCTTTGTAAATGGTAAAATTAATCAATTACAGCCTGGACAGAAAACTCTAACAGTAAGTACAGAGCCAAAAGGTATGGTTATTCTAGCGAATGATTACGCAGGAAACATTTCTTGGACTAGATGGGGAGATCAAAGCTATAATATACAAGGAATGGGAATGCAAACATGGTCTGTTTCTCCATCTACAGGTGTTAACGAATCTAAACCTGCAAAAATTACTATTTTTGGTTATAACAGAGCAGACTGGACGATTAATGTTAAAGATGCTAATGGAAAACTTGTAGATTCAGCTACGTTTGAAAATGAACATACATTAAGAACGCCATGGGCACCAGATAAGGATCTTCCAAATGGCACATATACGATTACAGTAGATGTTGTAACAAAAGACGGTTTTAAACTAACATCATCACCTAAGACTGTGACAGTTATTCAATAACTTAGAAGTTTTTTAGTGAAACAAGAAAAAGGCTCTAGTGAAAACTAGAGTCTTTTTCTATTCCCTTTTAGCTAGTTGAAAAATTAATTACCACTTCTAATAATCTAGAAAGCATTTTATTTACCATAATTCAAGTCTTTATTACTTTTTAGTTTCCCTTGAATTAAAAGAACTAGTAATAAACTAAACGGAATAATTATTTGAAGTGGAATGTGAAGTAAATACGGTACTATATGGATCCCTTCTAAATGGTGCTCTAGAAAACTCGAAGCTACCCATAAGGAACTAACAACTGTAATAATGCCAATAGGATAGACTAGCTGGTCACTTTTCTTTACATTAAATAAATCTGCAGCCCCAGATACCGCACAATAAAAGTATATTGTAATTTTTACAAAGGCATTGCATACTGCAATTACAACTATGAAAGTATCTAATCTTTGGATGAAATCGGCAATATTAATATAGCTAACTGATGTTAGAAGTGGGTAGGTTGTTCTTTCAATAACGGACGGGCCTAATATTGCAGTATTTAAAACTGCAAATAAAGTTAATATAAGTCCCGAAAATAATAAGGCTGGTATTCCTACTTTTATTGCTAAATCTTGTTTTTTTAAATGTGGCATAATCATTGTAAATGTCAAAATCTCACCAAATGGTATTGTTAAAGAAATAGGAAAAGCTTTAAATATTGGTTTCCACCCGTTTTCTAAAACCGGTCTTAAATTATCAATTTTTATTAATTTAGAAATGATTTCAAACCCTATAAATATTACAGTTAGAAACATGATCATGATAAATATAAATTCACATGAACGAGCGAACGTTTCTAGTCCTTTAGATATTGCATACATAATTAATAACATCATAATTAATCCTATAGAAATTAGAGAAGAAGCATTATATAAAGTGATTGTTAATAAATCCTCAAAATCACGTAATGCACGTGCAGCGATGTAAAGAAAATATAAGATATATATTAATGCAAACATTTTTCCTACATATTTCCCTAAAATGATTTGAATATAATTTGTTAAGGGAAGTTCAGGAAATAATGAATATAACTTAATATAAACAGCAAAGATTAAACAAGCTGCAATGAGTCCGATCAATAAACTAATCCATCCATCTTGTTTAGCTCTAGCAAATATTTCGACTGGTGGGGAAGCACCGACCCCAAACATAAAAATCATGCAAAAGAATTGAAAACCACTTATATTTAATTTACGATTCATTTGAATTCCTTCTTTTGACTTCTAATTTTTCTTCTAGATTATTTATT
This genomic interval from Gottfriedia acidiceleris contains the following:
- a CDS encoding S8 family serine peptidase; the encoded protein is MKNGKMKAFKVMSTAALTSLLFTSLTAFADNDNITSQSDSTDDIVEQASLFAKDNFDNSQEDSMYKDNQKESMQSFKPDEEVHLIVEVEQPTDSEQATPESKNAMFKEKQDNVIEQISKEKKSKVDFKVKHRYFEGFNGFSVETQYKNLDEIKSIPGVKHVSVARTFQENMAASKELVQAQKVWEQYGYKGEGLLVGVVDSGIDWTHKDMTLSDAAKAKEKWTKDKFQKFADTTAVNETWYSDKVPSGYDWADNDTDVIPGPKGSLHGTHVAGTIGANGDDAKGGVAGIAPGVQLLAEKVFSDNGGGAYEDDIIAGIEHAVTMGADVINMSLGTDAGYVDENYDPIQKAIRNATDKGTLVVVAAGNSAYSSEALLTPATIKPFAENPDIGTVGSPGVSPFAISVASYENSKIHMNAISDGSLAVPFKDHSQYGQAFNVSNNLLPNTNYDLVYVNEGKKATDFPKGKTNYIAVVKLLNSYSSVSSIQFTAKTAGAKAIIMIPPSNWPDYVTLPVSGSATPTASTSKSIGQALLDKMSTMPTGQYLSMKNIGDYWVDNPDKDTMSYFSSMGTTPTLDFKPEISAPGGNIYSTIPGNKYQVLSGTSMATPHVAGGSALVLQSLYEKGLNHSEDTVLKAKIALMNTSKVIMDPRTNSEVPYSPRIQGSGLMQIQNAINTPVIVTNRNAPLEQAGSVALKEIGQNTSFKLNVAAFDAPKGKNNSADIEYNVYVDLLKDKTETKQFDFDHDGQLDSKDYLTLSSEQIKGATVTVNDNIVSEKSGSTLKIKPGQTKMLTVNVSLPDSLKKNSFVEGYVRLVPVAKDQDKAVPLTVPYMGFYGKWDEPRNIDAPAWEKDSFAGRTALWNDSTEGEAPLGYNGVGFDLNHIAFSSNYFDKGIAGGMGVLRNLEKAEISIEDSAGKQLRYLGDFSEYTGTGEPWKFRKNIMFNRDYGYNLYQWDMKDESGNFVPDGTYYYVIKTTLAYANARPQTVKMPMIVDTVLPTVSDIKVTPKDGKYVITFNAQDNATDFHSATVFVNGKINQLQPGQKTLTVSTEPKGMVILANDYAGNISWTRWGDQSYNIQGMGMQTWSVSPSTGVNESKPAKITIFGYNRADWTINVKDANGKLVDSATFENEHTLRTPWAPDKDLPNGTYTITVDVVTKDGFKLTSSPKTVTVIQ
- a CDS encoding nucleotidyltransferase domain-containing protein; its protein translation is MNDLNKLNPIEAAHHFVNKYFPNCQGALLAGSVVRNEATETSDLDIVIFDKSISSSYRESLKELDWDIEVFVHNLTSYKQFFESDYERARPSLPRMVSEGIILKDDGVIEVIKKEANDLLDKGPEKWSEETIKIKRYFITDALNDFIGSSNRAEELFIANTLAGLVSEFVLRTNRKWIGSSKWIVRSMEQYNEDFANRFVEAFDAFYKTGEKKRIIELVDEVLRPFGGQLFEGFSLGKKM
- the clpP gene encoding ATP-dependent Clp endopeptidase proteolytic subunit ClpP codes for the protein MTTVPYVIEQSNRGERSYDIYSRLLKDRIIIIGDEINDHVANSVVAQLLFLAADAPDKEISLYINSPGGSTSAGFAIYDTMQYIKPDVRTICTGMAASFGAMLLLAGTKGKRFALPNSEIMIHQPLGGARGQATEIEISARRILKLREHINQIISDRTGQSVEKVAKDTDRDYFMSAEEAKEYGIIDEILYSNN
- a CDS encoding GerAB/ArcD/ProY family transporter, with protein sequence MNRKLNISGFQFFCMIFMFGVGASPPVEIFARAKQDGWISLLIGLIAACLIFAVYIKLYSLFPELPLTNYIQIILGKYVGKMFALIYILYFLYIAARALRDFEDLLTITLYNASSLISIGLIMMLLIMYAISKGLETFARSCEFIFIMIMFLTVIFIGFEIISKLIKIDNLRPVLENGWKPIFKAFPISLTIPFGEILTFTMIMPHLKKQDLAIKVGIPALLFSGLILTLFAVLNTAILGPSVIERTTYPLLTSVSYINIADFIQRLDTFIVVIAVCNAFVKITIYFYCAVSGAADLFNVKKSDQLVYPIGIITVVSSLWVASSFLEHHLEGIHIVPYLLHIPLQIIIPFSLLLVLLIQGKLKSNKDLNYGK
- a CDS encoding DUF6944 family repetitive protein; this encodes MGGESKAIVGSVIVSIGTITAAIGSTPSSYIKSSVRDDLTLIGNVLQATGNGIDAEAEGTVLRAVGKEITASGNITVTSGLVFDIRKEATYKLFIAGNLLQALGLGVNVGEAIELDPFPGQSENIVGSITQIIGNTLQAFGWSEALFEIKVEENKQKNKGYYEDYIKKSNGPSESESLVATGSWIQAIGSVISVIGAIKEVTESN
- a CDS encoding sigma-70 family RNA polymerase sigma factor, which translates into the protein MFSKYNLHSIEKENQDEKSDEFYWKEYYPKLQRYCRFLAQNEWDGDDIAQEAFFKAVKYYNNEKMNSALLNKIAYNHWIDTLRKRKEETAIPDFELSRFAANHSVDHKINSVELLLKHFTPKQAVIFFLKEAFQYKSKEIADILGTTEIAIKSSLHRAKKRLEKTNKEEDSLSVEYFWSEEEPEKLEELFHIALEVQDPTVLIHAIPSLKNIVESPKMFFCNFQSSRTQSPSSTLYMAA